Genomic DNA from Fimbriimonas ginsengisoli Gsoil 348:
GGCATTGGCGGGACCGAGTGGGAATGGCCCGGTGCGGGTAAGGCGAACATCATTCTTGACAACCTTATCGCCGACGGCAAGGCTGCGCCGATGATCGCGGTGATGCCGAACGGGCGGGCGAGAGCAAACGACCGCGCGGAGGGGAACGTGTACGAGAGCGCTCCCGCCTTTGGCGTGTTCGACCAAGATCTCTTTGGAAGCGTGATCCCGTTCATCGACGCTCGATACTCGACCGTGGCCGACCGGGAGCACCGGGCGCTGGCGGGGCTCTCGATGGGCGGCGGCCAGTCGCTGGACTTCGGGCTCGCCAACACCGGTGTGTTCGCCTACGTCGGAGGTTTCTCGTCCGCGCCGAACACGTTCGCACCGAAGAAGCTTGTGCCAGACGTCGACAAAGCGAAGTCGCTCAAGCTCCTCTGGGTTTCCTGCGGGGACAAGGACGGCCTGATCGGCATCAGCCAAGGTGTGCATCAGTACCTAAAGGAACAAGGCGTGCCCCATGTGTGGCATGTCGATTCCGGCGGCCACGACTTCCCGGTGTGGAAGAACGACCTCTACCTATTCGCGCAACAGATCTTCCGGAAGTGAGATTAGAGGTACTTGCCTCCCCTTGCGCGCCAGACTCGCACATCGGAACAGATCGAGAATCGGCAAGGTCCTCTAACTGGGCTCCCTTACTATCGACATTCCGGTCCTGAACGGACGGAAGGTGGCTTAGTTATGATGAATCTCAGTAAAGGCAATCTCGCCTTGATCGCCGGCGTTTTTCTGCTCGGCGCCATAGGCGTCGCGGCGACCCTTCGGTCGAGGGCTAAGACGAATATCCGAGAGGTAAAACTGGACGACGCTCTCGCCGATACCTTCCCCGCAAGCGATCCGCTCGCCCTTACGCCGCTTAATGCGAACCGACCCGGCGACCGATCGAAGAGCGTCGACTACGTTTCGACACCAGGTCTTCTGTAAATCCGCTTCGCTTCCAGCCACATCAGGCGGACTGTTGCTGGTCCAGTTCGTCGAT
This window encodes:
- a CDS encoding alpha/beta hydrolase, with the translated sequence MTTLLALGLVMMRTQAQARQIVLGPDDKPAFPAAPAGFDQPRDGVPHGKVDEVEYDSKSVGVKRKMVVYTPPGYSADKKYPVLYLLHGIGGTEWEWPGAGKANIILDNLIADGKAAPMIAVMPNGRARANDRAEGNVYESAPAFGVFDQDLFGSVIPFIDARYSTVADREHRALAGLSMGGGQSLDFGLANTGVFAYVGGFSSAPNTFAPKKLVPDVDKAKSLKLLWVSCGDKDGLIGISQGVHQYLKEQGVPHVWHVDSGGHDFPVWKNDLYLFAQQIFRK